One stretch of Lemur catta isolate mLemCat1 chromosome 2, mLemCat1.pri, whole genome shotgun sequence DNA includes these proteins:
- the LOC123632095 gene encoding LOW QUALITY PROTEIN: transportin-1-like (The sequence of the model RefSeq protein was modified relative to this genomic sequence to represent the inferred CDS: inserted 3 bases in 2 codons; deleted 1 base in 1 codon; substituted 1 base at 1 genomic stop codon), translating to MRTKAIYQDGRAEIGSSVLGNSDRRSSMSFLLKPLSGLTLSAQNGVPRPHLNQSLPLNFNDIREQTKVEYEWKPDKQGLQQILQLLKESQSPNTTIQRTVQQKLEQLNQYPDFNNDLIXTKLKSEDEPMRSLNGLILKNNVKAHFQNFPNGVTDFIKSECLSNIGDSSPLVRAKVYILITTIASKGELQNWPDLLPKLCSLLDSEDYNTCEGAFAALQKICEDSAEILDSDVLDHPLNIMIPKFLQFFKHSSPKIRSHAIACVNQFIISRTQALMLHIDSFIENLFALAGEEEPEVRKNVYRAFVMLLEAQMNLLLPHMHNIVEYLLQRTQDQDENVALEACEFWLTLAEQQICKDVLVRHLPKLIPVLVNGMKYSDIDIILLKGDVEEDETIPDSEQDLRPRFHRSRTVXQQHGEDEEEEDDDDEMDDDDTISDWDLRKCSAAALDVFANVYRDELLPHILPLLKELLFHCEWAVKESGILALGAIAAGGMQGVIPYQPELIPHLIRCLCNKKALVRSIMCWAFSCYAHWVVSQPPHTHLKPLMTELLKRMLDSNKRVQEATCGAFTTLEEDACAELVPYLAYRLDTLVFAFSKYPHKNLLILYEAIGTLANSVGRHLNKPEYIQMLMPPLIQKWNMLKDEDEDLFPLLECLSLVATALQSGLLSYCEPVYXRCVNLVQTTLAQAMLNNAQPDQHEAPDKDFMIVALDLLSGLAAGLEGNMEQLVARSNILTLMYQCMQDKMPEVRQSSFALLGGLTKACFQHVKPCIADFMPIVGTNLNPEFISVCNHVTWAVGEISIQTGIETQPYIPVVLHQLVEIINRPNTPKTLLDNTAIAIGRLGYVCPQEVAPMLQQFIRPWCTSLRNIRDNEEKDSAFRGICTTISVNPSGIIQDFIFFCDAVASWINPKDDLRDMFYKSLHGFKNQVGDENWRHFSDQFPLLLKECLAAFYGV from the exons GGAGCAAACCAAGGTGGAGTATGAGTGGAAACCTGACAAGCAAGGACTTCAGCAAATCCTGCAGCTGTTGAAGGAGTCCCAGTCCCCAAACACCACCATCCAGAGAACCGTGCAGCAAAAACTGGAACAACTCAATCAATATCCAGATTTTAACAACGACttga ttacaaaattaaaatccgAAGATGAACCTATGAGATCATTGAATGGTCTCATCTTGAAGAATAATGTGAAAGCACATTTTCAGAACTTCCCAAATGGTGTAACAGACTTTATTAAAAGTGAATGTTTAAGTAATATTGGTGACTCCTCTCCTCTGGTTAGAGCCAAGGTTTATATTTTGATTACAACCATAGCCTCCAAGGGAGAATTGCAGAATTGGCCTGACCTCTTACCAAAACTCTGCAGCCTGTTGGATTCTGAAGATTACAACACCTGTGAGGGAGCATTTGCTGCCCTTCAGAAGATATGTGAAGATTCTGCTGAGATTTTAGATAGTGATGTTTTAGATCATCCTCTCAACATCATGATTCCCAAATTTTTGCAGTTCTTCAAGCACAGTAGTCCAAAAATAAGGTCTCATGCTATTGCATGTGTCAATCAGTTTATCATCAGCAGGACTCAAGCTCTGATGTTGCACATTGATTCTTTTATTGAGAATCTGTTTGCACTGGCTGGTGAGGAAGAACCAGAGGTACGGAAAAATGTTTACAGGGCGTTTGTGATGTTGCTTGAAGCTCAAATGAATCTCCTGCTTCCTCACATGCACAATATAGTTGAGTACCTGCTACAGAGGACTCAAGATCAAGATGAAAATGTGGCTTTAGAAGCCTGTGAATTTTGGCTAACTTTAGCTGAGCAACAAATATGCAAAGATGTACTTGTAAGACATCTTCCTAAGTTAATTCCTGTGTTAGTGAATGGCATGAAGTACTCAGATATAGATATTATCCTGCTTAAGGGTGATGTTGAGGAAGATGAAACAATTCCT GATAGTGAACAGGATCTAAGGCCACGTTTTCACCGATCAAGGACAGT GCAGCAGCATGGtgaagatgaagaggaagaagatgatgatgatgaaatgGATGATGACGATACAATTTCTGACTGGGATCTAAGAAAATGTTCCGCTGCTGCCCTAGATGTTTTTGCAAATGTATATCGTGATGAGCTACTGCCACATATTTTACCCCTTTTGAAAGAATTACTTTTTCATTGTGAATGGGCTGTTAAAGAATCAGGCATCTTGGCATTAGGAGCAATTGCTGCAGGTGGCATGCAAGGCGTGATTCCATACCAGCCCGAGCTCATTCCTCACCTTATTCGGTGCCTCTGTAATAAAAAGGCTCTTGTGCGCTCCATAATGTGCTGGGCTTTTAGCTGCTATGCACACTGGGTAGTCAGCCAGCCACCACACACGCATCTGAAGCCATTAATGACGGAACTGCTAAAGCGCATGCTGGATAGCAACAAGAGAGTACAAGAAGCTACCTGCGGTGCCTTTACTACCCTAGAAGAGGATGCCTGTGCAGAACTCGTTCCTTACCTTGCTTATAGACTTGATACCCTGGTCTTCGCGTTTAGTAAATACCCACATAAGAACCTGCTCATTCTCTATGAAGCCATAGGAACATTAGCAAATTCAGTAGGACGTCATTTAAACAAGCCAGAATATATTCAGATGCTAATGCCTCCACTGATCCAGAAATGGAATATGTTAAAGGATGAAGATGAAGATCTCTTCCCTTTACTTGAGTGCCTGTCTTTGGTTGCCACAGCCCTGCAGTCTGGCTTGCTTTCGTACTGTGAACCTGTGTATTAGCGTTGTGTAAACCTAGTGCAGACGACTCTTGCACAAGCCATGCTGAACAATGCTCAACCTGATCAACACGAGGCTCCAGATAAAGATTTTATGATAGTGGCTCTTGACTTACTGAGTGGCCTGGCTGCAGGACTTGAAGGCAACATGGAACAACTGGTAGCCCGAAGTAACATCCTAACACTAATGTATCAGTGCATGCAGGATAAAATGCCAGAAGTTCGACAGAGTTCTTTTGCCCTGTTAGGTGGCCTGACGAAAGCTTGCTTTCAGCACGTTAAGCCTTGTATAGCTGATTTCATGCCAATAGTGGGAACCAACCTAAATCCAGAGTTCATTTCAGTCTGCAACCATGTCACTTGGGCAGTTGGAGAAATCTCCATTCAAACGGGTATAGAGACGCAGCCTTATATTCCTGTGGTGTTGCACCAGCTTGTAGAAATCATTAACAGACCCAACACACCGAAGACATTGTTAGATAATACAGCAATAGCAATTGGTCGTCTTGGTTACGTTTGTCCTCAAGAGGTGGCCCCCATGCTACAGCAGTTTATAAGACCTTGGTGCACCTCTCTGAGAAACATAAGGGACAATGAGGAAAAGGATTCCGCATTCCGTGGTATTTGTACCACGATCAGTGTGAATCCCAGTGGCATAATccaagattttatatttttttgtgatgCAGTTGCATCATGGATTAACCCAAAAGATGATCTCAGAGACATGTTCTATAAGAGCCTTCATGGATTTAAAAATCAAGTTGGGGATGAAAATTGGAGGCATTTCTCCgaccagtttcctcttctgttaaaAGAATGTCTTGCAGCTTTTTATGGTGTTTAA